ATAGACTACATAGACGTATGGAGGGTAAGAACACATGTACTCTCTCTGGTTTCAATGTGCACTGGCACCACCACAGCTCAATTAGCAgttgaaaaatattaaaaataagaacaaaaatcTATGCTGGAACAGTAATAGAAATGTCAACAGAGAATGGAAATTACACAGATGTACACATAGAGGATATATTTAGACATCCACATTTTTTAGACTGATATACAATCACTTCAGCTTGTCATGCCACTTAcagaaaacagaatataaaTAACTTCCTAAACTCAGCTGGATGTCCTACaagggtgatttttttttcaagtttttcagTTAAACCACAAAAGTCTTTTTGAGTGGATGGgggatggatttttttttttgtttttttgtttttttttactgtggtTGTCTTTGTCGTGTTTGCAGGGGATGGAAGCCCTGCAAGCCTCAGGGAAGGTGAAGAGCATCGGTGTGTCCAACTTCAACATCCTGCAGCTGGAGAGACTTCTTGCTCTGTGCAGGGTGCCTCCTGCTGTCAATCAGGTACTGTATATTCGGCTACTTTATTGACATAAGCAGGAGAAAGTCTGAGtcattcaattattttttttttgattgccTTATACCTCATACATCTTCAGGTATGGAGTCATGCTCCATACTTTCATTTATTGTGCAAGTAAGAAGTGAATGGTCTGACATCATTTGGGTTGTTTTGATTAACTGATGGGCTGCCTGGTAGAACTCACATTAAATTatagaaagaggaaaagacaagaCAATCTGGTTACAAGTTGGTTTTAGAATCTGTTCCTGTGCGGGGCTGAAATGTCATTCCAGGAACAAGTATAAAATCAGAATATGTGAAAATGGCTTTACGTTGCATTAAATTCAACATAGCATCATCACATGATGTCACTGCATGGCCTGTTCATGTAATAATATGATGTACTCACATTACATCATACAGTGGTGCACCTAGCTTATCGTAATGTAATATAATGCGCCAGAGTCATGCTTTTACTTTCATTGCTCTTTAGGGAGAGCTTCCTGGGGCTGAATGTTAGTCCTGTTCAGCAGCTGAATTTAAAACCAAGCTGTCTCCATCAGCATCCATATGTGCACACCTTTTATTTGGTGTTATATCATTCATAGGTGGAGCTACACCCTTACCTGGTGCAGACAGAGCTGATAGAATTCTGTAAATCCAAGAACATTGCCCTGACTGCCTACAGCCCCTTTGGCTCACCTGCGAGATCTCCAGAGCTGTAAGACACACGGCATCACTCACACCCTCCACTGACAGAGAGTGATGATTACACATGAATTAAGAACCTGGGAGCTGCTGTTGATGTCATAAACTCAGGTGTGATCATGGTCAGATCATTGTCTGATCCATAAAGGACACATTTATTTAGTCCACGTTGTTGACAGCTTCGCGTCAGTTCAGAGAGTTCAAAGATACAGCTTTTCCATCTGCgctttaatttcattcattcaaaaaaatGGATAAATCTTGGTTTGCAATATGGATGattcaaaacaataaataaatacaaagtgAAATACAACATACATTGTAATACAGTATCCATTTCCTTTCCATctatgtatttactgtgtcaTAATTAAATGGAGAACATGTTAAAAGGACAAGAATTTAGCTTTTTAGAAGTATCTTTGTCTCTTCCTGCGTTTTCAGTTGTCAGTCTGGTTGAACCATTGTACAGCATTTTGTCCCCTATACAAAAcattacctttttttttgtgaacccttcaaaaaaaatctatttgcTGAGTGGACTCTCTGCAAACTAAAAGCATGAAACACCAACCAAAAGCCATCTGACAGTACCCAATCAAGCTTTTGTGGTGGGCAGTGTATGGTTTCATTTAGTTGTGACATAGTGCATGTAAAAAGAAAGACATATTGCAATGGGCATTTTAAATCTTCCATAATGCCACAGTATGCTTCTCAACTCAAACTCTTGTCTCCAGGTTTCTCTGTACGCCTGGGATCAGCACATCCAAACGAAACTTGTCATCTCATTGTGCAGAGAAACTTCTTTTACTTTGACTTCTCAAGAGTTCCAAAGAAGACTTTAGATGTTGTGGAGGATCTTAATGATGTTGTCTGACTGTGAGGTTAGGTGGTCAGCAGACGTCACAACCCCAAGACTCTTTGTTATgccaccagttttaaaatcttAATAAGCCTTACAGTATGTGATCTATAACCTCTGAGCTGGAGTTCATTAAGAAGTAGTGTAATAAAATTCACAGCTCATAATGCAGATGGTGGGTGAGGTTCTTCAATATTTCTGATGCAGACTGAAGTAGGATGCAGTATTTTCTTGAGAAATATGGAGAGTAACAGAAATTGAATTTATCTTTCCATTGGGCTTACTAAATCTTGAATTAAAAATCCCATGCTCTGGTCTTTTTATCTCACCTATCGTAGAATAAGAGAAGACGCCGATCCACATAAGCTCCTGGAGGACCCAGTCGTAGCAGATATAGCcaagaagcacagacacagcCCTGCACAGGTCAGTGCGAGTGAGAGCACTGAAAaggtgtgaacatgtgtgtgtatttgtccaTAACAGCGATGCTCTCCCAGGTATTGCTGAGGTACCACGTGCAGCAGGGTGTTGCAGTCATCCCGAAGAGTGACAAGCCTCATCACATCCTTGAAAACACAAAGGTAAAAACCTCCCCGTCCTCTCTCATTTGTATCCACTTACTGCTGCGATCTCTCACGCTCACTCCTACCAATTGCCCAATTTCTGAAAACAAGCCCTGCTCGTGTTTTCATATGTCTATATTTAAAACTGTATTAACTGATTAACAGAGTAACCTGAAAACACTGTCATATGACCAGCTTCTGAAGTTGATATTGGAATATGTTTTCAAAAGAAAGTGCTTATTACagatccagcagacacagagcaaagTTATTCTGTTGATTGTTTCTACcagatgaatgtaagtctagTATTCACACTGGCAGAGCTGCTTTGGTGCTTTGGCTTGTATAAAATAATTGTCTCTAGGCACCCCAGTACCACCTGGCAGTGTGTACCATTTAATAAGGCTGAGTCCTTACTGCTGCAGCCAGGACTCGATTCTAGCCAGGGGTCCTTtactgcatgtcatcccctctctcctgcctttcctgtctctctacAACTGTCACTAtcacaaataaagcagaaatgtcccccccccccaaaaaaaaaagattgactGACAGACTTCTTAAAcgggtgtaaaaaaaaaaaaaacgccaacaaataacaacaacaagctTTGCCTAACATAAACTTCAACTTGAATTCACACCAAAAAAAGCCTCTTTCATGTTCTGAATTCAGCCCTCTTGATGTTTAAAGAGTAAAGATATAAAAGCAGTGTTCACATCCCCTCCACCTCTTACTAAAGCCTTTGTGCTTCTAATCTATGAGATGCACCTTCTTCAACTGTTAATTGCTTTGAGAAGTTTATCACCAGGAGCAGGTTGAAAGGTTAAGGACACATCATCATAGAGCCTGTCAGCCTCTTGGAGTGTGCACATACATATATAAGTATTTTGACTTGGATTTGGATCCAAATGTTATCTCCACTGCTGGTGGTGTTTTGTGCAGATCTTTGACTTCAGCCTGACCGATGAAGACATGAGAGCACTGAGAGGACTGGACCGAGGGTGGAAAGCCTGCCTACTGGATGAGTAAGTCGACACACTGCCATTAAAGCAACAGTCATCTGCAAGGTTCGACTCTTTTCGCAGTcatggctgtttttctgtttctcaggATCAAGTCTCATCCGTACTACCCTTTCGTATGAGGAGAGAAAGGACAAGAGACTGGATCTGCCAATAGCATGAGCATCTCCGAGGCCAGCTGCATGAAGTCCACCTACAGCGTCACACACTGGAATTCATCAGTGGCTTGTTTACCGAATAATACTGGAATGTGAAAGTGAAGACGAATCTGAAGACTGAAGAGGATTCAGCCTCCAAATAGGAATGCAATGAATGTGATAAATAATATCAGGGCGTTGATGAGCTCTTTTCTATTGTGCTGAAAACTGCGATGCTAACTTTTCTAATTGTTTCCTCTGATGAATAAAATACTGCGCGCTTGTGTTCACACAATCGCTggattttctcttttaatttgaTAAGACGTACAAAGGCATGCACAAAATACTGAGCACATTCTAGTTTCGCACACTCTCTGTCTACGTGATGTGTTAAGGAAGGCATTTCTGGATGGACCTTGAAAAAGCATTCAACAGAGTACAGACGAGGATTTTCAGTCTGTGCATTAAGTTTAAATCTGTCTGTATAattataaaataatacaatcaTTTCCATGAGTGTATTGAGGCGGTGGGTACAGTATCTTTGTTAGACTGACATTGGAGCTGGAATGAGGATTCTGAGCAGTATCACTGATTATTTTGGGAATTTGGCCTACCATGGCGGTCATCTGACCCAATATCCAACAGAGGAACCGCAACAAAACCAACTGTCTGTCGGTGTTATGGCTCAGGCATACAGTACGCTCATTACTATAGTTCTTGTAGGAGATGctcaacaaacaaaagcaaagtgaATTATTTTATCTTTCCCATCCCCCCTCAGTAAAATCAGTGCCTGAAAATACTCGCTCTGGCTGACTTGAGCCTCAAAATATCCCTAATTTCCCCTACGGGGGATTAATAAGGTCTTATCTCAAATGTGCTGACTTCACGCATGACATTGTGCAAAAAGACTGAGGTTAAAGCCACACATCCCAGGCAACAAGTCAGCACCCTCACTGAGAGGACACGGAAGAAATCATCCATCGTTCTTGTACTGCAGTGTAGAGAAAAACAGCCCTAAGAGCGAGTTGGTGCTGTTATGGTTGTTATGATTGGACAAAAGCTGTTTGGTGGAGGATTTCAGGAGGACCTGGGTCATTCAAAATTAAAACATCACAATCAAACAAGGGttggaaacattaaatatttaataagatttaatacaaacagacagacgTCTGCTAGTTAACAACTGCTTAACTGTGGTAAAAGAGTTGTTGCTACATGCCATGCTGTCACGTTATGTGAAGCCTGCAATCCAAAATAAAGACACTGTAGTGAactcgttttttttttggttttttttcacagctcaGGCAGCTCGAAGAAATCAGCTTTGTACAAAAGAATCTGCTGGTACGCCCAGTTTTAAGTCATCCTTCCGGGTGGCTTTCCTGTGTGCAGGTGGAGATTTGTCCACAGCGCAGACGAAGAGTTCCAGAGGGCCACTCCCACCCCTCAGCTTGTCTTGCAGGTTTGCACTTCATACTAATCCACCATCCGGCCTTTGAGCTTCTACAAGCTCTCATTCCGGACCTCAAAACGACAGAAATGCCTGAATgctaaaacatatttttgtatCTACTGTACCAAGGACACAAAAACCACTGCTACCTTCACAATATATGTAGCTGTGAATGCAAATGTCTACAAACACTGTCCCTCATGTACTGTAGTTTTTGTCAAAATACATTTATCAGGTGTTCTTTGCCAAAGAAAACCTCTGGTTAATTCAGCGTTTATCAgtatccctcctcctcctcctcctcctcctcctcctcctcctcctcctcctcctctcccttggTGTGATGCTCCAGTGCTTCTGGGCTTTTGAGAAAATGCTTCTGATACTTCTGATGTAAAATAATTTCTCTCTGAGATTTCATATTAGACTTATGTATCAGGATCTGTCTCTGCCCGTCTCTGCGGGCCTCGTATCGAGAAAGTCCTTCATCGTCGTCGTTACGTGGGATGTGATGTTCCTTTCACTCCTCGtcccatcttcttcttctccggAGAGGAAGACGACGGTGAAGGCttcacagtgcacacacatgcgGAGGCCCCTGCAATGCGCTTTGGCAGGTCTGGCCCTCTGGACCATGAGCCCTTGTCAGGGTTGTACACCTGAGTGGCTCTGGAGAACGCCATACTCTCCCAGCTGTAGCCCCCCAGCACATAGATCCTCCCTGCCCAGACTGCAAGCCCTGCTTCGCTGTtgggcagcagcagtggtgcCACACGAGTCCACTGGCCGCTGTGTGGGCTGTAGGCCTCCACCTGCAGGATGTCAAAGCGCTCTGTGGTGTCTTCGTGGTCATCGCTGCCCCCAATGGCATAGATGAGGTGATTGAGGGAGGCCATGCAGTGCCAGCCCCGGGCCAGAGACATGGCCTGGCGTTCCACCCACAGATCACTGTCCCGTGATGGATCGTAGCTGAGGACCTCTCGGCGGTATGGGCCGATCTGATAGTCGTGACCACCTGAAATGTAGACTATGCCAAGGTGGACTGTCCCAGCATGGCCGTAAGTGAACCTGGAAGAGACAGAATTCAAAAAGCCAAATGTAGGactgttaaaaataattaataagaTTGTTAGAACTTAAACTATGATTAAGAAACAGTTTAATCATAgttaaagaacagaaaacagaaaaatctggcaaaacaataaataagCAGAAAGACTAGATgtctacagccatgccagcaggCCTGAGGCTGTTATGCCACACACTGCACAACAGCTGTATGACCGAAAACTGGACTGACAACTTCAGCGttaaatggggggaaaaaattgAAATATTGGCCCACATTTGTTACCAGAGGAAAGGACATATAATTTCCTCAAGGGGTTGTTGTGCAGTGGCCATTTAAGGACAACTCTGAACAGACTGGGCTCAACTTTTTCTATAGAAAAAGCctgttttgtttaaaatgttagcACACCATTGCTtattacacatccagcaggtacAGAGCAGTATTAGCATCAGTCATGTTTGTGTTCGCGCGACACATAATAAGGGAGTAGAGCAGAGCTGCAAAGGACTGCAGAGAAAGATACAAATACTACTTGACGACGAGGGAAACCTGTCATAGTAATTTGACCTGTTGATCGTATTAAGGTGTTGGTTGATGAAGCATCAAGTGTGTATCTCACACGTCAGGTGGCCACTGAGGAGACGTCCTCAGGGGACCGTAAATGTCTGCATCCAATTTCATGACAACGCATCCATCAGAGAAATTTCCCATGAAATAGCAGCCCTAGTAGTGACATGTGCTCCTACCTGGGCAGTCCTGCCACGTAGGACCAGCAGTCCTCGGCGGGATAATAAACCTCGACAGATGACAAAGCTCCAGTGTCATTTCTGCCGCCCACTGCGATCAGGCACTCTCCAACTGCCCCCAAGTAAAAATCCACCCGCCGCTGGTTCATTGGAGCcccctggaaaaaaaacagcacgcTGTTATT
This sequence is a window from Chaetodon trifascialis isolate fChaTrf1 chromosome 10, fChaTrf1.hap1, whole genome shotgun sequence. Protein-coding genes within it:
- the LOC139337813 gene encoding aldo-keto reductase family 1 member B1: MNSVEDTQVARNIDLNDGTRMPALGLGTWKSSFFPRTSIQGAVETAIAAGYRHIDTAYSYNNEVDIGKALQSKMKQGIIRRQDVFIVSKLWCTYHAPEDIPVCLNKSLNDLQLDYLDLYLVHFPVGLKKMGDELFPKKDGKMLTSDIDYIDVWRGMEALQASGKVKSIGVSNFNILQLERLLALCRVPPAVNQVELHPYLVQTELIEFCKSKNIALTAYSPFGSPARSPELIREDADPHKLLEDPVVADIAKKHRHSPAQVLLRYHVQQGVAVIPKSDKPHHILENTKIFDFSLTDEDMRALRGLDRGWKACLLDEIKSHPYYPFV